One genomic window of Luteitalea pratensis includes the following:
- a CDS encoding PIG-L deacetylase family protein encodes MDRRRFLHVTTIAAGLTRASRVSAQAAGAAQAQASGPPLQQFDGHTPLVIERPRDGKPRTGQVLVAIQPHSDDIPLFAAGTVLKLIDEGATGYVIRVTNDDMAGPGTHAETVMANWRDSEAVGKALGATRTFDLNYNNHMMDNIAWAELRQRFIFLFRLLKADIVVTYDPWGAYEENPDHAVTSRCVEAAAWMAGGTKDYPEHFAAGLAPHGVKEKYYFARFQQRVNRVVDIGPWVERKIDVNLENKAQGPAGENGQRLRARLATEGRRLPLLGDDERTANREYIREFVLDRDRAAGAPHGLAHAEAFHYISVPPDAVQEYLRQHTVPR; translated from the coding sequence ATGGATCGACGACGGTTTCTGCACGTGACGACGATAGCGGCCGGGCTGACACGAGCATCGCGGGTGAGCGCGCAGGCGGCGGGTGCTGCGCAAGCACAGGCATCGGGGCCGCCGCTCCAGCAATTCGACGGGCACACGCCGTTGGTCATCGAACGCCCTCGCGACGGCAAGCCGCGCACGGGGCAGGTGCTGGTCGCCATCCAGCCGCACTCCGACGACATCCCGCTCTTCGCGGCAGGCACGGTGCTGAAGCTGATCGACGAAGGCGCGACGGGTTACGTGATCCGGGTGACCAATGACGACATGGCTGGCCCGGGCACCCACGCCGAGACCGTGATGGCGAACTGGCGTGACTCGGAGGCGGTCGGCAAGGCGCTTGGCGCCACGCGCACGTTCGACCTCAATTACAACAACCACATGATGGACAACATCGCGTGGGCCGAACTGCGCCAGCGCTTCATCTTCCTCTTCCGCCTGCTCAAGGCCGACATCGTCGTCACCTACGACCCCTGGGGTGCGTACGAGGAGAACCCGGATCACGCCGTGACCAGCCGTTGCGTCGAGGCCGCCGCGTGGATGGCCGGCGGAACCAAGGACTACCCGGAGCACTTCGCCGCCGGACTTGCCCCGCACGGGGTGAAGGAGAAGTACTATTTCGCGCGGTTCCAGCAGCGCGTCAACCGCGTGGTGGATATCGGTCCGTGGGTCGAGAGGAAGATCGACGTCAACCTCGAGAACAAGGCACAGGGGCCCGCGGGCGAGAACGGCCAGCGGCTGCGCGCGCGCCTCGCCACGGAGGGACGGCGGCTACCGCTCCTCGGCGACGACGAGCGCACCGCCAACCGCGAGTACATCCGCGAGTTCGTGCTCGATCGCGATCGGGCCGCGGGAGCGCCGCACGGGCTGGCCCATGCGGAAGCGTTCCACTACATATCGGTACCGCCGGACGCCGTGCAGGAGTACCTGCGCCAGCACACCGTGCCGCGGTGA
- a CDS encoding PD40 domain-containing protein, which translates to MSPDGRWLLFTSDQSGRDEIYVTSYPAPGAMHKVSRDGGHKAAWNGTSEIVYKFGTEMYAIDVALTPSFRASEPRLLFHGAFPNIPGFDFAVVPGGREFLMLKNREFLQPATTLTVITDFFDDLTRRMPAPGR; encoded by the coding sequence GTGTCCCCAGACGGCCGCTGGCTGCTGTTCACCTCGGACCAGTCGGGGCGAGACGAGATCTACGTGACTTCGTACCCGGCACCGGGTGCCATGCACAAGGTGTCGAGAGATGGTGGGCACAAGGCCGCGTGGAACGGCACCTCGGAGATCGTCTACAAGTTCGGGACGGAGATGTACGCGATCGACGTGGCCCTGACTCCCAGTTTCCGCGCGAGCGAGCCGAGGCTGTTGTTCCACGGTGCCTTTCCGAACATCCCGGGATTCGATTTCGCAGTGGTGCCGGGCGGCCGGGAGTTCCTGATGCTGAAAAACAGGGAGTTCCTGCAGCCGGCGACGACGCTCACTGTCATCACCGATTTCTTCGACGACCTCACACGGCGCATGCCGGCGCCCGGACGCTAA
- a CDS encoding TonB-dependent receptor translates to MSRLRASTSSNPRVRRPSLLLGIATLVAVVVLAATPGAAQSTLGTIRGTVSDAQGAVVPGATVIVTDEDTGVAREVVSTSEGLFEVPNLRPGTYSVDVNLSGFKAAKRTGILLRAASVARADIQLEVGALQDVVTVVAEGQNITVESPSIARGLDAQQLRDLPRNSRDIQDFLTLNPNVVGGFDSIQFLGGRTYGASYIQDGQPSSAGIFGELSNAAPGLDAVAEVQVLSNSYSAEFGGLAGVVVSTKRGTNQIHGSSFYDFNSNELNARTYAQTLDGVSRDDPNADTHDHRFGFSLGGPIHANRTFFFGNYEGGRLKALSGGAQAIIPSQSMRAGDFSGASFVIRDPQTGQPFPGNRIPANRLDPAAQNIMRMFYPDPNQTSLANGYGTYRQILPLTRNRDRADGRIDHELTKNDSLFGRVSWQRRDPDAFTFESTGGNGGNGLTNLGILDRASRATTIATGWTRIFSNSIVNELRGGYSEDVRDRRSQYIAGDVGAEAGIEVPALAQEVPGFPQFIFAGLNRPSDIRDQRQNTFRDLDQAAFSISNNTTWVKGRHSVRFGGSYARNFATDGYSTGANESKGQYNFSGWATGNSFADFLLGLPNTVREQRNTRGDQPMDTVSNDWALFVQDDFKLSSQLTLFLGLRYEVVGVFVDKSDIFANFVLDNGGHHVVPNAQIAQLLPPGAIDLNRTILADAVGVGPGLMNTDRNNFSPRAGFAYRVGSDAKTVLRGGFGIFHPTGAAQGARDIMSRNPFRYSITRNRATLQHGFTTGTVSTSQGFGNQGLDINLESPDIYQYNLTVERELPGDVGLRVSYLGSTMKKLLVTREANSVQASAVPLGDINEDPEAHARLPYPLYGTFLNMTTNAGEGQFNALQLELNRRFRRGFALNAAYTLADSDSNAPDSGNSTIGVIQYDPYDIEKDRGPDPNVIRHRFVLNSTWDIPIGHERAYGSTMPGWADAIVGGWTMSTIFQARSGPNLTPYFVWGTDPIFPANTGVGLDGVGQFGESWRPDVSGDPNSGGSRERFFDVTAYRLPADGELGNAKKGSLKGPGTWIANFAFYKDVFRSAGGTQVEFTAMLDNAFNHPQFFVPGLGTGGFVDLTDYLLNGLEDNTSTAVLGAENVGNAEGFAAGRVIRLGLRLRF, encoded by the coding sequence ATGTCTCGACTGCGCGCATCGACCTCGTCCAATCCCCGGGTTCGGCGGCCGAGCCTCCTTCTCGGGATCGCCACCCTCGTCGCTGTCGTGGTGCTGGCGGCCACGCCAGGCGCCGCTCAATCGACGCTCGGCACGATACGAGGCACGGTGAGCGACGCGCAGGGCGCGGTCGTCCCCGGCGCGACGGTCATCGTGACCGACGAAGACACGGGCGTCGCACGAGAGGTCGTGAGCACGAGCGAAGGCCTCTTCGAGGTGCCCAACCTTCGCCCTGGCACCTACTCGGTCGACGTCAACCTCTCAGGCTTCAAGGCCGCGAAACGGACAGGCATCCTCCTGCGGGCCGCGTCCGTGGCCCGCGCCGACATTCAGCTCGAAGTCGGCGCGCTCCAGGACGTCGTCACCGTGGTCGCCGAGGGCCAGAACATCACCGTGGAGAGCCCGTCGATCGCCCGCGGCCTGGACGCACAGCAGTTGCGCGACCTGCCCCGCAACAGCCGTGACATCCAGGACTTCCTCACCCTCAACCCCAATGTCGTCGGCGGCTTCGACTCGATTCAGTTCCTGGGCGGACGCACCTATGGCGCCTCCTACATCCAGGACGGGCAACCGTCCTCGGCCGGGATCTTCGGTGAGCTGTCCAACGCCGCACCTGGCCTTGATGCGGTCGCGGAAGTGCAGGTGCTCTCCAACTCGTACAGCGCGGAGTTCGGCGGCCTCGCTGGTGTCGTCGTCTCGACCAAGCGCGGTACGAACCAGATCCACGGGTCTTCCTTCTACGATTTCAACAGCAACGAGCTGAATGCCCGGACCTATGCGCAGACGCTCGACGGCGTCTCGCGGGACGACCCGAACGCCGACACGCACGACCATCGCTTCGGCTTCAGCCTCGGCGGGCCGATCCACGCGAACCGGACGTTCTTCTTCGGCAACTACGAGGGGGGCCGGCTCAAGGCGCTCAGCGGCGGGGCGCAGGCCATCATCCCGAGCCAGTCGATGCGTGCCGGCGACTTCTCTGGCGCCAGCTTCGTGATCAGGGACCCGCAGACCGGCCAGCCGTTCCCCGGCAACCGCATCCCCGCCAACCGCCTCGATCCGGCGGCGCAGAACATCATGCGGATGTTCTACCCGGACCCGAACCAGACGTCACTCGCCAACGGGTACGGCACGTACCGGCAGATCCTTCCGCTCACGCGCAACCGTGACCGGGCCGACGGCCGCATCGATCATGAGTTGACCAAGAACGACTCGCTGTTCGGCCGTGTCAGCTGGCAGCGCCGGGATCCGGACGCCTTCACGTTCGAGAGCACCGGCGGCAACGGCGGCAACGGCCTCACCAACCTCGGCATCCTCGACCGCGCGTCGCGGGCCACGACGATCGCCACGGGCTGGACGCGCATCTTCTCGAATTCGATCGTCAACGAGTTGCGCGGCGGCTACAGCGAGGACGTTCGCGATCGCCGCAGCCAGTACATCGCTGGCGATGTCGGCGCCGAGGCCGGGATCGAGGTGCCCGCACTCGCGCAGGAGGTACCCGGCTTCCCGCAGTTCATCTTTGCCGGCTTGAACCGCCCGTCGGACATCCGCGATCAGCGACAGAACACGTTCCGGGACCTCGACCAGGCAGCGTTCTCGATCAGCAACAACACGACGTGGGTGAAGGGGCGTCACTCGGTGCGCTTCGGCGGCAGCTATGCGCGCAACTTCGCGACCGACGGATATTCCACCGGCGCGAACGAGTCCAAGGGACAGTACAACTTCAGCGGCTGGGCCACCGGCAATTCCTTCGCCGACTTCCTGCTCGGCCTTCCCAACACCGTGCGCGAGCAGCGCAACACGCGCGGTGACCAGCCGATGGACACCGTCTCCAACGACTGGGCGTTGTTCGTGCAGGACGACTTCAAGCTCAGCTCGCAGCTGACGCTGTTCCTCGGCCTACGCTACGAAGTCGTCGGCGTGTTCGTCGACAAGAGCGACATCTTCGCGAATTTCGTCCTCGACAATGGCGGCCATCACGTCGTGCCCAACGCGCAGATCGCGCAGTTGTTGCCGCCAGGCGCCATCGACCTGAACCGGACCATCCTCGCCGATGCGGTCGGCGTCGGGCCTGGCCTGATGAACACCGATCGGAACAACTTCAGCCCGCGTGCTGGCTTCGCCTATCGCGTCGGCAGCGACGCCAAGACGGTCCTGCGGGGCGGTTTCGGCATCTTCCACCCGACCGGGGCCGCGCAGGGCGCGCGCGACATCATGTCGCGCAACCCCTTCCGCTACAGCATCACGCGCAATCGAGCCACCCTCCAGCACGGCTTCACCACCGGCACCGTGAGCACCTCGCAGGGATTCGGCAATCAGGGACTCGACATCAACCTCGAGAGCCCGGACATCTACCAGTACAACCTCACGGTCGAGCGCGAGTTGCCGGGCGATGTCGGTTTGCGTGTGAGCTACCTCGGCTCTACGATGAAGAAGTTGCTGGTGACGCGTGAAGCGAACAGTGTGCAGGCAAGCGCAGTACCTCTCGGCGACATCAACGAAGACCCCGAGGCGCACGCACGGCTGCCCTACCCGCTCTACGGCACTTTCCTGAACATGACGACCAACGCCGGCGAGGGGCAGTTCAACGCGCTGCAGCTGGAATTGAACCGGCGCTTCCGACGTGGCTTCGCGCTCAACGCGGCGTACACGCTGGCCGATTCGGACAGCAACGCGCCCGACAGCGGCAACAGCACCATCGGCGTCATCCAGTACGACCCGTACGACATCGAGAAGGACCGCGGTCCTGATCCGAACGTCATCAGGCACCGGTTCGTGCTCAACAGCACGTGGGACATCCCCATCGGACACGAACGCGCGTACGGATCGACGATGCCTGGATGGGCCGATGCGATCGTCGGTGGGTGGACCATGTCGACGATCTTCCAGGCGCGCTCGGGACCCAATCTCACACCGTACTTCGTCTGGGGAACCGACCCCATCTTTCCGGCCAACACCGGTGTGGGCCTGGACGGCGTCGGGCAGTTCGGCGAGTCGTGGCGGCCCGACGTCAGCGGCGATCCCAACAGCGGCGGCTCCCGCGAGCGCTTCTTCGACGTGACGGCATACAGGCTGCCTGCCGATGGCGAGCTGGGCAACGCGAAGAAGGGCAGCCTCAAGGGGCCGGGGACGTGGATTGCCAACTTCGCGTTCTACAAGGACGTCTTCCGATCGGCTGGCGGGACGCAGGTCGAATTCACGGCGATGCTCGACAACGCGTTCAACCACCCGCAGTTCTTCGTGCCCGGGTTGGGCACCGGCGGGTTCGTGGACCTGACCGATTACCTCCTGAACGGCCTGGAGGACAACACTTCGACGGCGGTCCTCGGGGCCGAAAACGTCGGCAATGCCGAGGGCTTCGCCGCCGGCCGTGTCATCAGGCTTGGCCTGCGACTCCGTTTCTAG
- a CDS encoding SDR family NAD(P)-dependent oxidoreductase produces the protein MRTALLAIAAFALGHIVAAAQPASTSAATVPTPSQRVALVTGSTDGLGREVARRLAAEGAHVIVHGRNAERGKAVVDEINAAAKGSARFYQADFASLAEVRSLADAVTRDYPRLDLLVNNAGVVVRDARQVSKDGHELHFAVNYLSGYLLTYKLLPLIEKGRAPRIVNVSSLSAAPIDFTDVMIERDYSTNRGYGQSKLSQVMFTIDLAAELKDKGIVVQSLHPATYMNTSMILSAGLTPRSTVEEGTAAVMNAITTDAPSGSYFVGQKLGTPHAQAADAGARRRLREVTRTLVGLP, from the coding sequence TGCCTCTACGAGTGCCGCCACCGTCCCGACACCGTCCCAGCGCGTCGCACTCGTCACCGGTTCGACGGATGGACTCGGACGCGAGGTCGCGCGGCGACTTGCTGCGGAAGGCGCGCACGTCATCGTGCACGGTCGCAACGCCGAGCGGGGCAAGGCGGTGGTCGACGAGATCAACGCGGCCGCCAAGGGCTCGGCACGGTTCTACCAGGCCGATTTCGCGTCGCTCGCGGAAGTCCGCAGCCTGGCTGACGCCGTCACCCGCGATTACCCCCGCCTCGATCTGCTCGTGAACAACGCCGGCGTGGTGGTACGCGACGCTCGCCAGGTCAGCAAGGACGGACACGAGCTGCACTTCGCGGTGAACTATCTTTCCGGCTACCTCCTCACCTACAAGCTCCTGCCACTCATCGAGAAGGGACGGGCGCCGCGCATCGTCAACGTCTCGTCGCTGAGCGCCGCGCCGATCGACTTCACCGACGTGATGATCGAGCGTGATTACTCGACCAATCGTGGATACGGCCAGAGCAAGCTCTCGCAGGTGATGTTCACGATCGATCTCGCCGCCGAGCTGAAGGACAAGGGCATCGTCGTGCAGTCGCTCCACCCGGCGACGTACATGAACACCAGCATGATCCTGTCGGCCGGCCTCACGCCTCGCAGTACCGTGGAAGAGGGCACCGCCGCCGTGATGAACGCGATCACGACCGACGCGCCGAGCGGCAGTTACTTCGTCGGGCAGAAGCTCGGCACCCCGCATGCGCAGGCTGCAGACGCCGGCGCGCGTCGCCGGTTGCGCGAGGTCACCAGGACGCTCGTCGGCCTGCCGTAG